A genomic window from Pocillopora verrucosa isolate sample1 chromosome 7, ASM3666991v2, whole genome shotgun sequence includes:
- the LOC131775033 gene encoding melanocyte-stimulating hormone receptor-like → MAQENLSRSDAGKQTETFIQLRCVTGWADEIRMPLIFLVTTNIFLSITTFVGNTLILVALHKDSSLHSPSKLMYRCLATTDVCVGLIAEPSAIMYWLSLLHEDWNLCRYAVVTYFVAGYILTAVSLLTMTAISVDRLLVLLLGLGNRQVVNSKRIYLILITFWTVSILHGASYIVDHRIAYWTSHIVTPLCLVTATVSYTTIFYRLHHSLNQAQVQVPQQPSQPVPLNKVRYRKALHSALLVQLAFAVCYLPYGVAVTLLPKGRLSTSEFLVLEGVVTLVFLNSSLNPFLYCWKISEVRQEVKETIRQALSCP, encoded by the coding sequence ATGGCGCAAGAAAACTTATCAAGATCGGATGCcggaaaacaaactgaaacttttATACAACTACGATGCGTGACAGGATGGGCAGATGAAATACGCATGCCACTGATATTTCTCGTAACAACCAACATTTTTCTGTCCATTACTACATTTGTCGGTAATACCCTGATCCTGGTCGCCCTTCATAAGGATTCTTCCCTACATTCGCCATCCAAACTtatgtatcgttgtctggcaacaactgatgtCTGTGTTGGTCTGATTGCTGAGCCTTCCGCCATTATGTATTGGCTGTCCTTGCTCCACGAAGATTGGAATCTTTGTCGCTATGCGGTAGTTACCTATTTTGTGGCAGGTTACATTCTAACAGCAGTCTCTCTCTTGACAATGACTGCaataagtgtggacagacttctcgtCCTGTTGTTGGGACTGGGAAACAGACAAGTTGTGAATTCGAAGCGAATATATTTGATTCTCATTACGTTCTGGACTGTTTCGATTCTGCATGGGGCATCTTACATTGTGGATCACCGTATAGCTTATTGGACTTCTCATATCGTTACACCATTGTGTCTAGTAACAGCGACGGTCTCGTACACAACAATTTTTTACCGTCTCCACCACAGCCTAAATCAAGCACAGGTACAAGTCCCACAACAGCCAAGCCAACCAGTTCCACTGAACAAAGTGAGATACAGAAAGGCACTGCACAGTGCACTGTTGGTGCAGTTGGCATTCGCTGTTTGCTATCTTCCATACGGTGTAGCCGTAACACTTCTACCGAAAGGTAGACTATCTACTTCTGAATTTCTAGTCTTAGAAGGCGTTGTGACCTTAGTTTTCTTAAACTCTTCGTTGAACCCGTTTCTCTATTGttggaagattagtgaagtaAGGCAAGAAGTAAAGgagacaatcagacaagcactttCCTGTCCATAG
- the LOC131775034 gene encoding adenosine receptor A3-like: MAQENLSRSDAGKQTETFIQLRCVAGWADEIRMPLIFLVTTNIFLSITTFVGNTLILVALHKDSSLHSPSKLMYRCLATTDVCVGLIAEPSAIMYWLSLLHEDWNLCRYAVVTYFVAGYILTAVSLLTMTAISVDRLLVLLLGLGNRQVVNSKRIYLILITFWTVSILHGASYIVDHRIAYWTSHIVTPLCLVTATVSYTTIFYRLHHSLNQAQVQVPQQPSQPVPLNKVRYRKALHSALLVQLAFAVCYLPYGVAVTLLPKGRLSTSEFLVVGGVVTLIFLNSLLNPFLYCWKISEVRQVVKETIRQALSCPQSCL, from the coding sequence ATGGCGCAAGAAAACTTATCAAGATCGGATGCcggaaaacaaactgaaacttttATACAACTACGATGCGTGGCAGGATGGGCAGATGAAATACGCATGCCACTGATATTTCTCGTAACAACCAACATTTTTCTGTCCATTACTACATTTGTCGGTAATACCCTGATCCTGGTCGCCCTTCATAAGGATTCTTCCCTACATTCGCCATCCAAACTtatgtatcgttgtctggcaacaactgatgtCTGTGTTGGTCTGATTGCTGAGCCTTCTGCCATTATGTATTGGCTGTCCTTGCTCCACGAAGATTGGAATCTTTGTCGCTATGCGGTAGTTACCTATTTTGTGGCAGGTTACATTCTAACAGCAGTCTCTCTCTTGACAATGACTGCaataagtgtggacagacttctcgtCCTGTTGTTGGGACTGGGAAACAGACAAGTTGTGAATTCGAAGCGAATATATTTGATTCTCATTACGTTCTGGACTGTTTCGATTCTGCATGGGGCATCTTACATTGTGGATCACCGTATAGCTTATTGGACTTCTCATATCGTTACACCATTGTGTCTAGTAACAGCGACGGTCTCGTACACAACAATTTTTTACCGTCTCCACCACAGCCTAAATCAAGCACAGGTACAAGTCCCACAACAGCCAAGCCAACCAGTTCCACTGAACAAAGTGAGATACAGAAAGGCACTGCACAGTGCACTGTTGGTGCAGTTGGCATTCGCTGTTTGCTATCTTCCATACGGTGTAGCCGTAACACTTCTACCGAAAGGTAGACTATCTACTTCTGAATTTCTAGTCGTAGGTGGCGTTGTGACCTTAAtctttttaaactctttgttGAACCCGTTTCTCTATTGttggaagattagtgaagtaAGGCAGGTAGTAAAGGAaacaatcagacaagcactttCCTGTCCACAAAGTTGTCTGTAG
- the LOC131775002 gene encoding melanocyte-stimulating hormone receptor-like, translating to MAQANLSYDAGKQTETFAQLRCVEGRIDEIHTQIIMISSINIFLSITAFLGNTLILAALHKESSLHPPSILMYRCLATTDLCVGLILEPATVIYWLSLVHEDWNLCLYAATTYFITGYTLSSVSLFTITTISVDRLLALLLGLRYRQVVTLKRIYLLLTIFWTFSILAGTSYFIHPHIAVLCSYICIPLCLVTATFSNTKIFHRLHNIPKCAPSQQGIQQPRQPAPLNLTRYRKAVYNALWVQLALVICYLPYFIVIAAVDRGRPPSNSTFVVFQCVETLVFLNSSLNPFLYCWRITKVRKAVKETIRQVLCCPWN from the coding sequence ATGGCGCAAGCAAACCTATCTTATGATGCCggaaaacaaacagaaacgTTTGCACAATTGCGATGCGTGGAAGGAAGGATAGATGAGATACACACTCAAATAATAATGATCTCATCGATCAACATTTTTCTGTCCATTACTGCATTTCTTGGCAACACCCTGATCCTAGCCGCCCTTCAtaaggaatcttcccttcatccgccaTCCATACTtatgtatcgttgtctggcaacaactgatctctGTGTTGGTTTGATCTTAGAACCTGCCACCGTTATTTATTGGTTGTCCTTGGTTCACGAAGATTGGAATCTTTGTTTGTATGCGGCGACTACTTATTTTATAACAGGTTATACTCTGTCATCAGTCTCTCTCTTTACAATTACCACaataagtgtggacagacttctcgccctactattggggctgagatacagacaagttGTGACTTTGAAACGAATATATTTGcttcttaccatattttggaCTTTTTCGATCCTTGCTGGCACATCGTACTTTATACATCCTCACATAGCTGTCTTGTGTAGCTACATCTGTATTCCACTTTGTCTGGTAACAGCAACGTTCTCGAACACAAAGATTTTCCACCGTCTCCATAACATCCCAAAGTGTGCTCCATCACAACAAGGTATCCAACAGCCAAGGCAACCAGCTCCTCTGAACCTGACtcgatacagaaaggcagtgtacaatgcactgtgggtgcagttggCACTGGTCATTTGTTATTTACCATACTTCATAGTCATAGCAGCTGTGGATAGAGGAAGGCCTCCATCTAACTCTACATTTGTTGTCTTTCAATGTGTTGAGACCTTAGTTTTCTTAAACTCCTCgttgaacccgtttctttatTGTTGGAGGATTACTAAAGTGAGAAAAGCAGTAAAGGAGACAATCAGACAAGTACTTTGCTGTCCATGGAATTGA